A DNA window from Desulfonatronum sp. SC1 contains the following coding sequences:
- a CDS encoding SpoIIE family protein phosphatase yields MTRVSPPSRKQRLSFRLALFILTSTTLIFLVAFGYNYNYSKQLVLKNVQENAANLTRSLVHQLETTLSGVERMPRFLSLRLEHGQFTETELLAMLRDAMEANPDIFGTTAAFEPHAMDPDERYFAPYAYRDEFGELVLTSLGGESYQYFDWDWYSIPRHLERPVWSEPYFDEGGGNVLMSTFSAPFYRQTEASREFRGVVTADVSLEALVERISSVSLYDTGYAFLISRNGRFVAHPDQHRIMRQSVFSVAEEMNLPELRLIGRDMIQGREGFADFTSVHTGRISLLYYAPVPSSGWSVGVMIPRDELYADILSLNHVVLLIGAAGFSILLLVVVAISRSITKPLRTLVGATREIAKGNLDVPLPKARVNDEVGQLSGSVDAMRVALKEYITNLTETTKAQERIESELKIARNIQMNFLPKQFPPFPDRHEMDLYAILDSAKHVGGDLYDFFLLDEDHLFFSVGDVSDKGVPAALFMAVTKTLMKGIAEQEPDPSKVLARVNNELCLGNDAGMFVTLFCAVLNLRTGLMRYSNAGHNRPILLPSGQPPQWLDLPPGLVLGGMEDMPFQTREIRLQPGDVLLAYTDGVTEAFNPDQELYSDDRLLQETSARSGKSPKELVGELLETIRVFSSTAPQSDDITLLAVLYRGASG; encoded by the coding sequence ATGACCCGCGTTTCTCCGCCGAGTAGAAAACAGCGCCTGTCCTTTCGCCTGGCCCTGTTCATCCTGACCAGCACGACCCTGATTTTCCTGGTCGCCTTTGGCTACAACTACAATTATTCCAAACAACTGGTGCTGAAGAACGTCCAGGAGAACGCCGCCAACCTGACCCGCTCCCTGGTGCACCAACTGGAAACCACGCTCAGCGGGGTGGAGCGCATGCCCCGCTTTCTGTCCCTGCGCCTGGAACACGGCCAGTTCACGGAAACCGAACTGCTGGCCATGCTTCGGGACGCCATGGAGGCCAACCCGGATATCTTCGGGACCACGGCGGCCTTTGAGCCCCACGCCATGGACCCGGACGAACGGTATTTCGCCCCTTATGCGTATCGGGACGAGTTCGGCGAGTTGGTGCTCACCAGCCTGGGTGGAGAGTCTTACCAGTATTTTGACTGGGACTGGTACAGCATCCCCCGACATCTTGAACGACCGGTGTGGAGCGAACCCTACTTTGACGAAGGCGGCGGCAATGTCCTGATGTCCACCTTCTCGGCTCCGTTTTACCGGCAAACCGAAGCCAGCCGGGAGTTTCGCGGCGTGGTCACCGCGGACGTCTCCCTGGAAGCCCTGGTGGAACGGATCTCCAGCGTCTCCCTGTACGACACCGGGTATGCCTTTCTGATCAGCCGCAACGGCCGGTTCGTGGCCCATCCGGATCAGCACCGGATCATGCGTCAGAGCGTGTTCAGCGTGGCCGAGGAAATGAACCTGCCCGAGCTGCGCCTGATCGGGCGGGATATGATTCAGGGCCGGGAGGGATTCGCGGATTTCACCAGCGTGCATACGGGCCGGATCTCACTGCTGTATTACGCGCCGGTGCCGTCCAGCGGCTGGTCCGTGGGGGTGATGATTCCCAGGGACGAGCTGTACGCGGACATCCTTTCCCTGAACCATGTGGTGCTGCTCATCGGCGCGGCGGGGTTTTCCATCCTTCTGCTGGTGGTGGTGGCCATTTCCCGGAGCATCACCAAGCCGCTGCGCACCCTGGTCGGGGCGACCAGGGAAATCGCCAAGGGCAATCTGGACGTGCCCCTGCCCAAGGCCCGGGTCAACGACGAGGTGGGTCAGCTTTCCGGCTCCGTGGACGCCATGCGCGTGGCGCTCAAGGAGTACATCACCAACCTGACCGAAACCACCAAGGCCCAGGAGCGCATCGAGAGCGAGCTGAAGATCGCCCGCAACATCCAGATGAACTTCCTGCCCAAGCAGTTTCCGCCGTTCCCGGACCGTCACGAGATGGACCTCTACGCGATCCTGGATTCGGCCAAGCACGTGGGCGGAGATCTCTATGACTTTTTCCTTTTGGACGAGGACCACCTGTTCTTCTCCGTGGGCGACGTCTCGGACAAGGGCGTGCCCGCGGCCCTGTTCATGGCCGTGACCAAAACACTGATGAAAGGCATCGCCGAACAGGAGCCCGATCCCTCCAAGGTTCTGGCCCGAGTGAACAACGAGCTGTGCCTGGGCAACGACGCGGGCATGTTCGTGACCCTGTTCTGCGCGGTCCTGAATCTGCGCACCGGCCTGATGCGCTACTCCAATGCAGGCCACAACCGGCCGATTCTGCTGCCCTCCGGGCAGCCGCCCCAGTGGCTGGACCTGCCTCCGGGACTCGTCCTGGGCGGCATGGAAGACATGCCGTTCCAGACCCGGGAAATCCGACTCCAGCCCGGTGACGTCCTGCTGGCCTACACCGACGGGGTGACCGAAGCCTTTAATCCGGACCAGGAACTCTATTCCGACGACCGCCTGCTCCAGGAAACCAGTGCCAGAAGCGGGAAGTCTCCCAAGGAACTGGTGGGCGAACTCCTGGAAACCATCCGCGTCTTCTCCAGCACCGCTCCTCAGTCCGACGACATCACCCTGCTGGCGGTCCTGTACCGGGGGGCGTCCGGGTAG
- a CDS encoding SgcJ/EcaC family oxidoreductase, protein MLWLKNSLATSALAIFLLLGLSAQSNAMDNLEAIDTVRMNFNAASMASDALAVADLLDKDAVWVPAGQVAILGREAIKAFYVNRFTDKRTVITLHPGAIQLMGDWAVLHSTFSRLDADRLNREEQTYSGNYLWVLRKQPDGNWKVAYDIWNEVADE, encoded by the coding sequence ATGCTTTGGCTCAAAAATTCGCTTGCAACCTCGGCTTTGGCCATATTTCTTTTGCTGGGCTTGAGTGCGCAGTCTAACGCGATGGACAACCTGGAGGCCATCGACACGGTCCGAATGAACTTCAATGCCGCCTCCATGGCGTCCGACGCCTTGGCCGTGGCGGATCTGTTGGACAAAGACGCTGTCTGGGTGCCGGCCGGCCAGGTAGCCATTCTCGGGAGAGAGGCCATCAAGGCCTTTTACGTCAATCGTTTCACGGACAAGAGAACGGTCATCACCCTGCATCCGGGCGCGATCCAGTTGATGGGCGACTGGGCCGTGCTGCACTCGACCTTTTCCAGGCTCGACGCCGACCGCCTGAACCGGGAAGAGCAGACATACTCGGGCAACTACCTGTGGGTCCTGCGAAAACAGCCGGACGGCAACTGGAAAGTGGCTTATGATATCTGGAATGAGGTTGCTGACGAGTAG
- a CDS encoding ABC transporter substrate-binding protein, whose amino-acid sequence MIVFSSPTIQPRALNRRVFVGQGSSLLHRPLVQLFPVLSSVPFRALAALLCCLLCAIVPEAARAEETASRLVRFIPHWSPQAQFAGYYVAKDKGFYARRGLEVELLRGGPDNPAGPALAQGRAEFASMFLSGGLELRSRGVPAVNIGQIVQRSALMLVAKKSSGILSPIDLDGKRVSVWPDFQAQPLAFFRRYHMNVTVIPQGYTLDLFLLGGVDAASAMWYNEYNTLIHAGINENELSVFFLADYGANFPEDGLYCLESLVRADPDLVRDFVRASLEGWLYAFDHPEEALDAVMRRVEEANLPTNRVHQRWMLARMRDIILPEGGNIPLGRLEEQDYELVATELFETGVITHIAPFRSFYDPRFSAE is encoded by the coding sequence ATGATCGTTTTCTCAAGCCCCACTATCCAGCCCCGCGCCCTGAACCGACGCGTCTTTGTCGGGCAGGGCTCTTCGCTCTTGCATCGTCCCCTCGTCCAGCTCTTCCCGGTCCTTTCCTCGGTGCCGTTCCGGGCTCTCGCGGCACTGCTGTGCTGCCTGTTGTGCGCAATCGTGCCGGAGGCGGCGAGGGCTGAAGAGACGGCTTCACGCCTTGTCCGGTTCATCCCCCACTGGTCGCCCCAAGCCCAATTCGCCGGGTACTACGTGGCCAAGGACAAGGGGTTTTACGCTCGCCGGGGGCTGGAGGTGGAGCTGCTGCGCGGCGGTCCGGACAATCCCGCCGGCCCGGCACTGGCCCAGGGCCGGGCCGAGTTCGCCTCCATGTTCCTGTCCGGGGGGCTGGAATTGCGTTCCCGAGGTGTTCCGGCAGTCAACATCGGGCAGATCGTCCAGCGTTCCGCCCTGATGCTGGTGGCCAAAAAAAGCAGCGGCATCCTTTCGCCCATTGACCTGGACGGCAAACGCGTCTCGGTCTGGCCGGACTTCCAGGCCCAACCCCTGGCTTTTTTCCGGCGCTACCACATGAACGTGACCGTCATCCCCCAAGGCTACACCCTGGATTTGTTCCTGCTGGGCGGCGTGGATGCGGCCTCGGCCATGTGGTACAACGAATACAACACCCTCATCCATGCCGGGATCAATGAAAACGAGCTGAGCGTGTTCTTCCTGGCCGACTACGGGGCCAATTTTCCGGAGGACGGGCTGTACTGCCTGGAGAGCCTAGTGCGCGCCGATCCGGACCTGGTCCGGGATTTCGTCCGGGCCTCCCTTGAAGGCTGGCTGTACGCCTTCGACCACCCGGAAGAGGCCCTGGACGCGGTCATGCGGCGCGTCGAGGAGGCCAATCTGCCCACCAACCGGGTGCATCAGCGCTGGATGCTGGCCCGGATGCGGGACATCATCCTGCCCGAGGGCGGGAACATCCCCCTGGGCCGGCTGGAAGAGCAGGATTACGAGCTGGTGGCGACCGAGCTGTTCGAGACCGGTGTGATCACGCATATCGCGCCCTTCAGGAGTTTTTATGACCCGCGTTTCTCCGCCGAGTAG